The segment GGGCAAGAGAACAAGAATTGCTTCAACACACTGATTTTAGTGTGCAAAGACTGAGGGTAAATATGTCAGAAGTATGCAAGTACTTCTGATTTTATTAGCAATTATTCCTACTTGAAAACACAATCcacaatcaggtttcagagtaacagccgtgttagtctgtattcgcagaaagaaaaggagtacttgtggcaccttagagactaacgaatttatttgagcatgagctttcgtgagctacagctcacttcatcagatgcataccgtggaaactgcagcagactctatatatacacagagaatatgaaacaatacctcctcccaccccactgtcctgctggtaatagcttatctaaaagccatttccagcacaaatccaggttttctcaccctccacccccccacacaaattcactctcctgctggtgatagcccatccaaagtgacaactctttacacaatgtgcatgataatgaagttaggccatttcctgcacaaatccaggttctctcactccctcacccccctccaaaaacccacccccatacacacacaaactcactctcctgctggtaatagctcatccaaactggccattctctgtgtatatatagagtctgctgcagtttccacggtatgcatctgatgaagtgagctgtagctcacgaaagctcatgctcaaataaattcgttagtctctaaggtgccacaagtactccttttcaatccACAATCAGTTCATTATATCTTTGGATGAAACCTGCAACTCTTTAAAATATGCACAAGATAAAGATTTCATCTTACAATGTTTGGAACCATTCATTCTGTTACTGTATAATGAATGTGTATGCACAGGTTGGGTATATTACAGTATTTCATGTGCCTGTGAAATGGCATGCCATAGTGTTTTTTATTCCACTTATTAAATGGCCTTTTATTGTATATGTACTTTATAAGAAACTGATCAAAAACATTTCACATGTATGAAAAAAAACTGTTAGACAAAGAACAGGTCAGCCATATGAAGCCATGATCATTAGAAAAAGTGTTAAAGTTTAGAAAAGTCCAAGTTAATCATTTAAATGGTCAATGGGAATAACTTGGCACCcttttgtggttttaaaaaaaaaaacacctatggGAGCTCTGAATTGAAGTGGGATCAAGTTGTTAATTTTCTTTCTGGTTTACATAACAACTTGAGGTcctgcaaaaacacacacacacacacacacacacccctaaatGGCTaatgctttttaaagtatctctCTTTTGCTATATCACACCTCTTATTGTAGCTCTTAAATAGTTCTTTAAAAAATAGGTGAGAGAAAAATTTGAGAAAAtagcaaaaaacccaccaccacaaaCCCCCTTAAAACACCCCACTAATTGAAAACTATAAGGTTTAAAAATCAGCCCCTGCAACATCTATTCACTTTTGCATTTAACAACTAATCTTTAtatttacaacaacaacaaaaactttgaGAGTTCGCTCAAGTTGTTCTCATACATATGAAGTAGTTTTACAGTGCCTCTGGTAAATGATTCGGGACATAGTCCACATTTCTCAAATGTGCaagcggccaccaggggcttttcttgtggctgcagcctcctgggtggtgatTGTGGCTCCGCTGCTCCCCCTCCTGCCGCCCCAAatgccagaggagcaggcaggcagtgtgagttccccacctttctAGGAGTGGTGGGGTTCAGGCTTCCAGCTTCAGCTCTGGAGTGACAGGCTCTGTCCTCCAGTCCCACAGCAGCAGACTCCATCCTATGgctgtggggctttgggctctggccccagccctgggctctcgaCAACATCGCCCTTgaaccctgctgcctcccctggccctcTGCTGCCTctctacccacctccccatccagagCTTAATTTGTCCTCCGGCTTACCAGGGCGGAGTAAATCTTGTGAAAAGTGGTctctgtatgtttgttaatatcacttttcactgccttcTAGCTatcaagtctgctgctgtgaaaagtgatattaataaacatacaaatatcacttttcacagaagacaacttactagctagcaagtcataaaaaagcaaccaaaaaaaaagagacaagaacatgcaaaacaccttatttgtgtttctattctgtttagatcCAGTAAAGAATACAGACAAGTGTGCATCATTTTTGTTATTGGGTCTGCAAAAATCCCTACATAAATTACCTATTTACCTACCTGATTTGGAcctatatatgtgcatatttatttgtttttttctatggttaattattttaggaaaaattatcagagtggccaccagcaagagatTTTTTGGTGTGAGAACCTCTGACAGACCATCCCTAATGAAAAAATTTGCGAAGAACCAGATGATCTTGAGTTCAACTTCTTCAACAAAGTTTGTACATATTTTTGGATAGTGACAATGATTAAATGTTGAAATATAGTGAGCCACCTGACACCAAGAGAAAAAGACAGATGAAGATTTTTATTGAAATGACAACCTCTGTGGGATTTGAAGTCATTGCTTTTGAAATATAAGGCAAATATCCTCTCCACTGGAATAAACAGACTTTGCATAAGATCCATGACAATTTAGAAGTAATACTTTTGCCTTCAGAGGAAGCCCATTTTTCCCCATGAATGCTAAATAAAGGAGCAGATTGTCCCCTGTTTCTGAGAGTGGAAGGGAGCTGGATTGGGTGGATCGAGGCTAGAAGTCCAGAAAGGGGTGAAGGAGTGCCATTTCCACAGTGTCATCCCACTTTCCCTTGTTTAGGAACAGTGTTGTCCTGAAACTTTCATGGTCTCGAAGATGTGCTGCTATAcccaatgcttaatttgtaatgaaagaggtgccagggctcaagcaatgttTTTTACATTCATACCTGATATAGtaagcccagaggtgctgcaAATATGAACTGCTCACCTAAACATGCTGGgctaagccctggcacaaattaagcattggtTATATCTATCCCAAGAGATTAGACAGTCCATGATAGGAAAAGAATGTCTTGCAATCAGGTGGGTGGTTGGTGCTCATGGGTACTACTTGCTGAGGATCCCTTTCATCCTGGTGATAGTCCATGCCCTCCTGTGCTGGCTATAATCCATGAACGAAGCCAGTCATTGGCTGACATGGTAGTATTTTGCATTGTATCCTTTCACTATTCAAGTGTAACACTACTCACAAATAGTATCTGAATGTGGACTTTTTCCTCCCAAGAAGATGGGGGTATCAATACCAAGAGAGATAGACCTAGGCCCTGCTTCTTTGAGGGATGTATGTGTGTGAGCATGGGCGGCCTGTAAACCGGCCATTGGGGGGCGTtagcccccagcccttcctctccccctcctcccctgcaggagcccagagcatCCTCACCATGGCCATCAGCACCCTAGTCCCAGACCGACTGAgcacccagagcaccaggcacCCGGGTGGCATGCccgcagcacccccagccccagagcgctgGGTAAGAGACATGGTTGCAgtacccccagccccagagtgctggGTGGGCAGTGTGATCCCAGTGCCCAGAGTGCTGGGTGGGCAGTGTGATCCCAGTGCCCTGAGTGCTGGGTGGTGAGGTGTGAACCTGGCggcagacccagacccagccagCCTGGACCACAGAAGAACAGgaactgcaggagggagcctggggcCGGAGCATGGGCAGAGCCattccaggctgtttggggaggcacagtctcccccagcctatgatactcACTGTCCACATGTGTGGGTGTACTGGTCTTTCAGTGAGCCTGGAAAAAGAACCCGTAGCCCAGACACACTACAACTCAGTGAAGAATCTAGGAGGAGACCTTGACAAGCCAGATATGGCCTGGGAGAATTTTGGGTTAATTCCCAACAAGAATTCAGAGTCAGCTCAGGGATGCACTCATCTGGGAGTTAATTAAATGCAGCTGCTCCAACTAACATCCACACATTAAAGAGGAGTGGCTTACACCTGCAAGAGAGGAAGACTGGGTGTGTGCAGATAGGGCAGGAAGTTCTGTGGCAAAAGAATTATtctatttgcatttttgttttagaGTTTATTAACTCTGTATTTCCAACCCCaatcattcaaaaatcatgagtctggTTTCCCCAAATCATgatattggcttaaaaatcatgagattttaaatttTGGGAGGAAAAGGTTTGCCTTCTGTCTCTTGAACCTGTAGGTTTCATTCAAGTCACATTTTCAATATTTCCTCTGCAATCACAAGGgcaagaaactttttttaaatgaaagtgagATGTTTATGTAATTACTTGATTCCAAGAGCtgggacattaagaaaaacaacaTTATGGTGAGATTCATGATTAAATTATCAGAGCTGACAACAATAACTGTTCAGCTATATACTTAAGTATGTAATCTTTAGAAGTAATGCAGTCAGTGACTTTTGTCAAGTTTTGTTATCTTGATTAACCAGAATTCCTGAAACCCCCTAATGagaatttttgcatttaaaactgtcTCCTGTGAACTGTCTAACGCTAGCTATGTCTTAGCCCTACTGTAGATGGACAGAAAATGGAAAGTAATGACAAGCAGAAATCTGGGGAATGTCACTAATCAAAGGCCACCACAACGGTATTCGTAGAGAAATAGAGGAAGAATGACTTGTCTGCAGTGACCCCACGTGTATCTGTAGGTATTAGGAGAAAGCCAGTGTTTTGTCCTGGTTTTTGTAGCTGCCTGTAGACCCTGAGCACCAGCGGGAGTTGCCATTTAGCAAGTAAGATAGTGAAATTGATAATAGGCTGGCTGAACACACATGCACCTCAGGGATCCTCTCCAACAAAGCACATCACACGCTGACATGCTACCCTCCCTACCATGAGACCCCTCCATGAGTTTGCCTTTCTGCGTGATTCTCTGGCCAGCCCTCTCCATGGTatattcagggtatgtctacactacagaataaggtcgaatttatagaagtcggttttttagaaatcggttttatatattcgagtgtgtatgtccccacagaaaatgctctaagtgcattaagtgcattaactcggcggagcgcttccacagtaccgaggctagagtcgacttccggagcgttgcactgtgggtagctatcccacagttcccgcagtctccgctgcccattggaattctgggttgagatcccaatgcctgatggggctaaaacattgtcgcgggtggttctgggtacatatcgtcaggcccccgttccctccctccctccgtgaaagcaagggcagacaatcgtttcgcgccttttttcctgagttacctgtgcagacgccataccacggcaagcatggagcccgctcaggtaaccgtcaccctatgtctcctgggtgctggcagacacggtacggcattgctacacagtagcagcaacccattgccttgtggtagcagatggtacagtacgactggtagccgtcatcgtcatgtccgaggtgctcctggtcgcctctgtgaggtcgatcaggagcgcctgggcagacatgggcgcagggactaaatttggagtgacttgaccaggtcattctctttagtcctgcagtcagtcctattgaactgtcttatggtgagcgggcaggcgatacggactgctagcagtcctattgcaccatcttctgccgagcaaccatgagatgtggatggcatgcagtccttctgcaccgtctgctgccagccaaagatgtaaaagatagatggagtggatcaaaacaagaaatagaccagatttgttttgtactcatttgcttccccccctcccctgtctaggggactcattcttctaggtcacactgcagtcactcacagagaaggtgcagcgaggtaaatctagccatgtatcaatcagaggccaggctaacctccttgttccaataagaacgataacttaggtgcaccatttcttattggaaccctccatgaagtcctgcctgaaatactccttgatgtaaagacaccccctttgttgattttagctccctgaagccaaccctgtaagccgtgtcctcagtcgcccctccctccgtcagagcaacggcaaacaatcgggcatctgagagtgctgtccagagcagtcacaatggagcactctgatggggctaaaacattgtcgcgggtggttctgggtacgtatcgtcaggcccccgttccctccctccctccgtgaaagcaagggcagacaatcatttcgcgccttttttcctgagttacctgtgcagacgccataccacggcaagcacggagcccgctcaggtaaccgtcaccctatgtctcctgggtgctggcagacgcggtacagcattgctaaacagtagcagcaacccattgccttttggcagcagacggtgcaatacgactggtagtcgtcctcgtcgtgtccgaggtgctcctggccacgtcggctgggagcgcctgggcagacatgggcgcagggactaaatttggagtgacttgaccaggtcattctctttagtcctgcagtcagtcctattgaaccgtcttatggtgagcgggcaggcgatatggactgctagcagtcgtactgtaccatcttctgccaggcaggcaagagatgaggattgctagtagtcgtattgtaccatcttctgccaggcaggcaagagatgaggatggctagcagtcgtactgtaccatcttctgccgagcagccatgagatgtggatggcatgcagtccttctgcaccgtctgctgccagccaaagatgtaaaagatagatggagtgggtcaaaacaagaaatagaccagatttgttttgtactcatttgcctcctcccctgtctaggggactcattcctctaggtcacactgcagtcactcacagagaaggtgcagcgaggtaaatctagccatgtatcaatcagaggccaggctaacctccttgttccaataaggacgataacttaggtgcaccatttcttcttggaaccctccgtgaagtcctgcctgaaatactccttgatgtaaagacaccccctttgttgattttagctccctgaagccaaccctgtaagccgtgtcgtcagtcgcccctccctccgtcagagcaacggcagacaatcgttccgcgccttttttctgtgcggacgccataccaaggcaagcatggaggccgctcagctcactttggcaattaggagcacattaaacaccacacgcattatccagcagtatatgcagcaccagaacctagcaaagcgataccaggcgaggaggcgacgtcagcgcggtcacgtgagtgatcaggacatggacacagatttctctgaaagcatgggccctgccaatgcatgcatcatggtgctaatggggcaggttcatgctgtggaacgccgattctgggctcgggaaacaagcacagactggtgggaccgcatagtgttgcaggtctgggacgattcccagtggctgcgaaactttcgcatgcgtaagggcactttcatggaactttgtgacttgctttcccctgccctgaggcgcatgaataccaagatgagagcagccctcacagttgagaagcgagtggcgatagctctgtggaagcttgcaacgccagacagctaccggtcagttgggaatcaatttggagtgggcaaatctactgtgggagctgctgtgatgaaAGTAGCCCACGctatcaaagatctgctgatatcaagggtagtgaccctgggaaatgtgcaggtcatagtggatggctttgctgcaatgggattccctaactgtgttggggctatagacggaacccatatccctatcttggcaccggagcaccaagccgccgagtacataaaccgcaaggggtacttttcgatagtgctgcaagctctggtggagcacaagggacgtttcaccaacatcaacgtgggatggccgggaaaggtgcatgatgctcgcatcttcaggaactctggtctgtttcaaaagctgcaggaagggactttattcccagaccagaaaataactgttggggatgttgaaatgcctatatgtatccttggggacccagcctaccccttaatgccatggctcatgaagccgtacacaggcagcctggacagtagtcaggagctgttcaactacaggctgagcaagtgcagaatggtggtagaatgtgcatttggacgtttaaaggcgcgctggcgcagtttactgactcacttagacctcagcgaaaccaatattcccactgttattactgcttgctgtgtgctccacaatatctgtgagagtaagggggagacgtttatggcggggtgggaggttgaggcaaatcgcctggttgctggttacgcgcagccagacaccagggcggttagaagagcacaggagggcgcggtacgcatcagagaagctttgaaaaccagtttcatgactggccaggctacggtgtgaaagttctgtttgtttctccttgatgaagccccccgccccttggttcactctacttccctgtaagctaaccaccctcccctcctcccttcaatcaccgcttgcagaggcaataaagttattgttgcttcacattcatgcattctttattcattcatcacacaaatagggggatgactaccaaggtagcccaggagggatggtggaggagggaaggaaaatgccacacagcactttaagcacagcactttaaaagtttacaactttaaaatttattgaatgacagccttctttttttggggcaatcctctgtggtggagtggctggttggccggaggcccccccaccacgttcttgggcatctgggtgtggaggctatggaacttggggaggagagggttggttacagaggggctgcagtggcagtctgtgctccagctgcctttgctgcagctcaaccatacactggagcatactggtttggtcctgcagcagcctcagcattgaatcctgcctcctctcatcacgctgccgccacatttgagcttcagccctgtcttcagcccgccacttactctcttcagcccgccacctctcctcccggtcattttgtgctttcctgcactctgacattatttgcctccacgcattcgtctgtgctctgtcagtgtgggagaacagcatgagctcggagaacatttcatcgcgagtgcgtttttttttctttctaagcttcactagcctctgggaaggagaagatcctgtgatcattgaaacacatgcagctggtggagaaaaaaaaagggacagcagtatttaaaaagacacattttataaaacagtggctacactctttcagggtaaaccttgctgttaacattacatacatagcacatgtgcttttgttacaaggtcgcattttgcctcctcccaccgcctgactaccccctcaaccttcccgcctccctgtggctaacagcggggaacatttctgtttagccacaggcaaacagcccagcaggaacgggctcctctgagtgtcctctgaagaaaagcactctatttcaaccaggtgaccatgaattatatctcactctcctgaggataacacagagagataaagaacggatgttgtttgaatgccagtaaacatacactgcaatgctttgttctacaatgattcccgagtacgtgttactggcctggagtggtaaagtgtcctaccatgaaggacgcaataaggctgccctccccagaaaccttttgcaaaggctttaggactacatctaggagaaccgcaaatgccagggcaaagtaatcctttcacatgcttgcttttaaaccatgtatagtattttaaaaggtacactcaccagaggtcccttctctgcctgctgggtccaggaggcagccttgggtgggttcggggggtactggctccaggtctagggtgagaaacagttcctggctgtcgggaaaaccggtttctccgcttgcttgctgtgagctatctacaacctcctcctcatcatcatcttcttcgtccccaaaacctgcttccgtattgcctccatctccattgaaggagtcaaacaacacggctggggtagtggtggctgaaccccctaaaatggcatgcagctcatcatagaagcggcatgtttggggctctgacccagattggctgtttgcctctctggttttctggtaggcttgcctcagctccttcagtttcacgcggcactgcttcgggtccctgttatggcctctgtccttcatgccctgggagattttgacaaaggttttggcatttcgaaaactggaacggagttctgatagcacggattcctctccccatacagcgatcagatcccgtacctcccgttcggtccatgctggagctcttttgcgattctgggactccatcatggtcacctgtgctgatgagctctgcatggtcacctgcagcttgccacgctggccaaacaggaaatgagattcaaaagttcgctgttcttttcctgtctacctggccagtgcatctgagttgagagtgctatccagagcggtcataatggagcactctgggatagctcccggaggccaataccatcaaattgtgtccacagtaccccaaattcgagccggcaacgtcaaTTTAAGCGcaaatccacttgtcaggggtggagtaaggaaatcgattttaagagccctttaagtcgaaataaagggcttcattgtgtggaccggtgcaggtttacatcgatttaacgctgctaaattcgacctaaagtcctagtgtagaccagggctcagagtcaGATCTGACTCAGACAGAGAAGGAACCTGTGGAGGAAAAAGGAATACCATTATATAATATACGGAGGAAGAGAGTATAGTGACAAAAGGGAAGCACAAGAAATAAGATAGGACTTGAGCAGGAGAGTTTTATCTTTTCTAAAGGAGCTGAACCTACCACATTGGGTAGAAAATACAACACTGGGACTGGGACATAGACACAACAGTAAAGGGCTATGAGGGGACCAGAGGGCAAGTTTGATTTTCTCTCATCTTGCTCTTGAGTAAGCAGAGGGTGGTGCAGCACTATGGTGGAGGAGGAGTGAGTACTCTCTTCTCTCCATtgcctgctgccaaagccctccCATGCACACCTCTGTGATTCCCACCAAAATCATCctctgctcctctcctctcccaccacGAGGATCCTAGctttttactttgaaaatctggttgcTCCCACTCAGCCCAATGTGTGTGCTGCTTGTAGGCAGTGCAAATGATGCTTGTGTGGATAGTGCAACCTGCTTCATACCCATGTCAACTGCTCATCATTATTCATTAAAAACTGTTGGCTAGGCAAATGCCATGTCATATTATCTCTCTCTTGAAATCCCACGCAAACTTTTATTCAAACTAACTATACAAAATGAAGCAACTGTGAACAGCAAAACAATGAAGTAAGATATGGTTCCTTCATGTTGATGAAATAGATCTTTATGGAATTTGTACTTTATGGGTGTTTCTATATAATTTTGTCACATTACCTTTTAGAACAATAAA is part of the Eretmochelys imbricata isolate rEreImb1 chromosome 5, rEreImb1.hap1, whole genome shotgun sequence genome and harbors:
- the LOC144264586 gene encoding uncharacterized protein LOC144264586, with protein sequence MQSSSAQVTMMESQNRKRAPAWTEREVRDLIAVWGEESVLSELRSSFRNAKTFVKISQGMKDRGHNRDPKQCRVKLKELRQAYQKTREANSQSGSEPQTCRFYDELHAILGGSATTTPAVLFDSFNGDGGNTEAGFGDEEDDDEEEVVDSSQQASGETGFPDSQELFLTLDLEPVPPEPTQGCLLDPAGREGTSAACVSMITGSSPSQRLVKLRKKKKRTRDEMFSELMLFSHTDRAQTNAWRQIMSECRKAQNDREERWRAEESKWRAEDRAEAQMWRQRDERRQDSMLRLLQDQTSMLQCMVELQQRQLEHRLPLQPLCNQPSPPQVP